From Streptomyces sp. HUAS MG91, the proteins below share one genomic window:
- a CDS encoding cytochrome P450: MNTAPVPELFTWEFATDPYPAYAWLREHSPVHRTTLPSGVEAWLVTRYADARQALADQRLSKNPVHHADDAQGKSKTGIPGERSAGLMTHLLNIDPPDHTRLRRLVSKAFTPRRVAEFAPRVQELTDGLIDGFAARGSADLIHEFAFPLPIYAICDLLGVPREDQDDLRDWAGMMIRHGKGPRGGVARAVKKIRRYLADLIHRKRLGDGDDLISGLIRASDHGEHLTEDEVVAMCFVLLFAGFETTINLIGNGTHALLRHPEQRAVLQSALARGEHGLLETGVEELLRFDGPVEMATWRYATEDLEIGGVAVAEGDPVLVVLAAADRDPARFDHPDTLDLARRDNKHLGYGHGIHYCIGAPLARLEGHTALATLLTRLPDLRLGEDPAELRWRGGLIMRGLRTLPVEFTPR; this comes from the coding sequence GTGAACACCGCGCCCGTCCCCGAACTCTTCACCTGGGAGTTCGCCACCGATCCGTATCCCGCCTACGCCTGGCTGCGCGAGCACTCCCCCGTGCACCGCACCACGCTGCCCAGCGGCGTCGAGGCCTGGCTCGTGACGCGTTACGCGGACGCGCGCCAGGCCCTCGCGGACCAGCGGCTGTCCAAGAACCCGGTGCATCACGCGGACGACGCGCAGGGCAAGAGCAAGACCGGCATCCCGGGCGAGCGCAGCGCGGGCCTGATGACCCATCTGCTGAACATCGACCCGCCGGACCACACCCGGCTGCGGCGCCTGGTCTCCAAGGCGTTCACCCCGCGCCGGGTCGCCGAATTCGCGCCACGCGTGCAGGAACTGACGGACGGCCTCATCGACGGCTTCGCCGCCCGCGGCAGCGCCGACCTCATCCACGAGTTCGCCTTCCCGCTCCCCATCTACGCGATCTGCGACCTGCTCGGCGTCCCGCGCGAGGACCAGGACGACCTGCGGGACTGGGCGGGCATGATGATCCGCCACGGCAAGGGACCGCGCGGCGGGGTCGCGCGGGCCGTGAAGAAGATCCGCCGCTATCTCGCCGACCTCATCCACCGCAAGCGGCTCGGCGACGGCGACGACCTGATCTCCGGCCTCATCCGCGCCTCCGACCACGGCGAGCACCTCACCGAGGACGAGGTGGTGGCCATGTGTTTCGTACTGCTCTTCGCCGGGTTCGAGACGACCATCAACCTCATCGGCAACGGCACCCACGCCCTGCTGCGCCACCCCGAGCAGCGGGCCGTCCTCCAGAGCGCCCTCGCCCGGGGCGAGCACGGACTCCTGGAGACGGGCGTCGAGGAACTGCTGCGCTTCGACGGGCCCGTGGAGATGGCCACCTGGCGGTACGCGACCGAGGACCTGGAGATCGGCGGGGTCGCGGTCGCCGAGGGCGACCCGGTGCTCGTGGTGCTCGCCGCCGCCGACCGGGACCCCGCCCGCTTCGACCACCCCGACACCCTCGACCTGGCCCGCCGCGACAACAAGCACCTGGGGTACGGGCACGGGATCCACTACTGCATCGGCGCCCCGCTCGCCCGCCTGGAGGGGCACACGGCGCTGGCGACGCTGCTGACCCGGCTGCCGGACCTGCGCCTCGGCGAGGACCCCGCCGAGCTGCGCTGGCGCGGCGGGCTCATCATGCGGGGGCTGCGGACGCTGCCCGTGGAGTTCACCCCGCGCTGA
- a CDS encoding transglycosylase family protein: MLSGNGRHRRPRQAPALVVAAGVTGSAIAIPLLGATGAGAATATTWDKVAECESGGQWSLDAGDGYFGGLQLSQEVWEQYGGLDYAPRADQASRSQQIAVAEKVLDDKGPTAWPGCSATAGLAKGDGSADVDPGADASPRPTKTTGSSGTDADAGSGSASDSGSASDSGSGADSGEKSHDKSGASDKPSSSASDDSPSDASDGSTSDASDAPSADSSADPSADTSGNSKGGGVDDDTTAPSASASDSPAATGSTTADDDAASGRHRGDRAADDGADSRTGDGRHASRDDQRDDEAYVVRSGDSLWDIADAHDVQGGWAALYDTNKKTVGTDPDLILPGQSLDLGLKSVEK, from the coding sequence ATGCTCTCCGGGAACGGCCGACACCGTCGCCCCCGCCAGGCCCCTGCTCTCGTCGTCGCCGCCGGAGTCACCGGCAGCGCCATCGCGATCCCGCTGCTCGGCGCCACGGGCGCTGGCGCGGCGACGGCCACCACGTGGGACAAGGTCGCCGAGTGCGAGAGCGGCGGGCAGTGGAGCCTGGACGCGGGCGACGGCTACTTCGGCGGTCTGCAACTGTCGCAGGAGGTCTGGGAGCAGTACGGCGGGCTCGACTACGCGCCGCGGGCCGACCAGGCCAGCCGCTCGCAGCAGATCGCCGTCGCCGAGAAGGTCCTCGACGACAAGGGGCCGACCGCCTGGCCGGGCTGCTCGGCCACGGCGGGGCTCGCCAAGGGTGACGGTTCGGCGGATGTCGACCCGGGCGCCGACGCCTCCCCGCGACCGACGAAGACGACCGGCTCGTCGGGCACGGACGCCGACGCGGGCTCCGGCTCCGCTTCGGACTCCGGCTCCGCCTCGGACTCCGGATCGGGCGCGGATTCAGGAGAGAAGAGTCACGACAAGTCCGGCGCATCGGACAAGCCGTCGTCGAGCGCGTCGGACGATTCGCCGTCCGACGCCTCGGACGGTTCGACGAGTGACGCCTCCGACGCACCGTCAGCCGACAGCTCCGCCGACCCTTCCGCCGATACCTCCGGTAACAGCAAGGGGGGCGGGGTGGACGACGACACGACGGCCCCGTCCGCGAGCGCGTCGGACTCCCCGGCCGCCACCGGCTCCACCACCGCCGACGACGACGCGGCCAGCGGCCGGCACCGGGGCGACCGGGCCGCCGACGACGGCGCCGACTCGCGTACGGGAGACGGCCGTCACGCCTCCCGGGACGACCAGCGCGACGACGAGGCCTATGTCGTCCGCTCGGGTGACAGCCTGTGGGACATCGCCGACGCCCATGACGTGCAAGGCGGGTGGGCCGCGCTCTACGACACCAACAAGAAGACGGTCGGCACCGACCCCGACCTCATCCTTCCTGGTCAGAGTCTGGATCTTGGGCTCAAATCGGTCGAAAAGTAG
- a CDS encoding SurA N-terminal domain-containing protein, with amino-acid sequence MHRRRTALVLSTAAIAALPALTACGSEAHPGAAAVVGGQRITVSQLESRVSEVRQAQQDATDGSAQYEQAVAKSGGLTRNTLHTMVLDRVLHRAATDAGVTVSRKEMQEMRAGLEQQAGGPRQLETAWLQQYNVAPKRLTESLRTEIEAQKLSSSLGVDTQTPAGQAAFWKALSQASKELNIDLNPRYGSWGVTKSGTVGRVDAKTPWLTQVTQEQPADQQQTA; translated from the coding sequence TTGCACCGCCGCCGCACCGCGCTCGTCCTGTCCACCGCCGCCATCGCCGCGCTCCCCGCCCTCACCGCCTGCGGAAGCGAGGCGCATCCCGGCGCCGCGGCCGTCGTCGGCGGCCAGCGCATCACGGTCTCCCAGCTGGAGAGCCGGGTGAGCGAGGTGCGTCAGGCGCAGCAGGACGCCACCGACGGCAGCGCCCAGTACGAGCAGGCCGTCGCCAAGTCCGGCGGCCTCACCCGCAACACCCTGCACACCATGGTCCTGGACCGGGTGCTGCACCGCGCCGCCACCGACGCGGGCGTCACCGTCTCCCGCAAGGAGATGCAGGAGATGCGCGCGGGCCTGGAGCAACAGGCGGGCGGCCCGAGGCAGTTGGAGACGGCCTGGCTCCAGCAGTACAACGTCGCGCCCAAGCGGCTCACCGAGTCGCTGCGCACCGAGATCGAGGCGCAGAAGCTGTCGTCGTCGCTCGGCGTCGACACCCAGACCCCCGCGGGCCAGGCCGCCTTCTGGAAGGCGCTCTCCCAGGCCTCCAAGGAGCTGAACATCGACCTGAACCCCCGCTACGGCAGCTGGGGCGTCACCAAGAGCGGCACCGTCGGCCGGGTCGATGCCAAGACCCCCTGGCTGACCCAGGTCACCCAGGAACAGCCGGCGGACCAGCAGCAGACGGCCTAG
- a CDS encoding nucleoside triphosphate pyrophosphohydrolase yields MNDDITPDAGRVVLLTTSHRVAPGLLSWQAWQILHAADEVLCADPEHPQLPYLKEAGVEVTLDVPAARDLVERCADVGRTVVVLTTAEGDRRLTDGLAALAGSGRVAMPSLELLPGSYDLPGARLLDLVQVMDRIRRACPWSSQRTHEDLAKYVIEEAYELVEAIEAGDREELREELGDVLLQVVFHARIAEEDAEEPFSVDDVAGAIVDKLIHRHPHVFGDESAATPEEVREIWLRRKAESKQRASVTDGVPVGQPGLALAAKLGSRVRTAGLDVPVPAGTGVGDELLALALRAEASGVDPEAALREAARAYRDAVRAAEGLSAG; encoded by the coding sequence GTGAACGACGACATCACTCCCGACGCCGGCCGCGTCGTCCTGCTCACCACCAGCCACCGGGTCGCCCCGGGGCTGCTGTCCTGGCAGGCCTGGCAGATCCTGCACGCCGCCGACGAGGTGCTCTGCGCCGATCCCGAGCATCCGCAGCTGCCGTACCTGAAGGAGGCGGGCGTCGAGGTCACCCTCGACGTGCCCGCCGCCCGTGATCTCGTCGAGCGCTGCGCCGACGTCGGTCGCACCGTCGTCGTGCTGACCACGGCCGAGGGCGACCGCCGCCTCACCGACGGCCTGGCGGCGCTGGCCGGCTCCGGCCGCGTCGCGATGCCGTCCCTCGAACTCCTCCCCGGCTCCTACGACCTGCCGGGCGCCCGCCTCCTCGACCTCGTCCAGGTCATGGACCGGATCCGGCGCGCGTGCCCCTGGTCGTCGCAGCGCACCCACGAGGACCTGGCGAAGTACGTCATCGAGGAGGCGTACGAACTGGTCGAGGCGATCGAGGCCGGGGACCGCGAAGAGCTGCGCGAGGAGCTGGGCGACGTCCTGCTCCAGGTCGTCTTCCACGCCCGGATCGCCGAGGAGGACGCCGAGGAGCCGTTCTCCGTCGACGACGTCGCGGGCGCCATCGTCGACAAGCTCATCCACCGCCACCCCCATGTCTTCGGCGACGAGAGCGCGGCCACCCCGGAGGAGGTCCGGGAGATCTGGCTGCGCAGGAAGGCCGAGTCGAAGCAGCGCGCCTCGGTGACGGACGGCGTGCCGGTCGGCCAGCCGGGCCTGGCCCTCGCCGCGAAGCTCGGCTCGCGCGTGCGCACGGCGGGCCTGGACGTCCCCGTGCCCGCCGGGACGGGCGTCGGCGACGAACTGCTGGCCCTGGCCCTGCGCGCCGAGGCGTCCGGCGTCGACCCGGAGGCGGCGCTCAGGGAGGCCGCGCGGGCCTACCGGGACGCGGTGCGCGCCGCCGAGGGGCTCAGCGCGGGGTGA